A window of Sulfurimonas gotlandica GD1 contains these coding sequences:
- a CDS encoding TIGR03862 family flavoprotein encodes MIAIIGAGPAGLMAAQVLSEAGYAPTVFDAMPSAARKFLIAGRGGLNLTHAEDFDLFASRYFEAQAFLQPALETFSPNDMRLWAESLGFETFVGSSGKVYPLDKKAAPLLRTWIHKLKANGTQFKMKHRWVGWSNDVWQFETPDGLKDYSFDAVILALGGASLPHLGSTGAWTTILKDKGLEIAPLKPANMGFNVNWSKVFKEKFSGTPLKNVELSFRDINENLQSKLGELLVNEYGVEGSLIYTHSKYLREQIEQKSPFRVYLDLFPHRSESQLKQQLSAKQGKQSLSAFWKRLGLDGVKASLLREVLAKELLSEPELVAKTLKKFPLSLESYRPIEEAISTAGGLAFENLDEHLMLKDFPRVFCVGEMLNWEAPTGGYLLTGVMGQGKQAAQGLLKLLQRE; translated from the coding sequence ATGATTGCTATTATTGGGGCTGGCCCTGCTGGTCTGATGGCGGCACAAGTTTTATCTGAAGCGGGTTATGCACCAACAGTGTTTGACGCGATGCCATCTGCGGCACGTAAGTTTTTAATAGCAGGACGAGGTGGTTTAAACCTAACACATGCTGAAGACTTTGACCTCTTTGCGAGTCGCTATTTTGAAGCCCAAGCTTTTTTACAACCTGCTTTAGAAACCTTTAGCCCAAATGACATGCGCTTGTGGGCAGAGAGCCTTGGGTTTGAAACTTTTGTTGGCTCCTCTGGCAAAGTCTATCCCTTGGATAAAAAAGCCGCACCATTGCTACGCACTTGGATACATAAACTCAAAGCAAACGGTACTCAGTTCAAAATGAAACATCGTTGGGTGGGTTGGTCTAATGATGTTTGGCAGTTTGAAACTCCTGATGGGCTAAAAGATTATTCATTTGATGCAGTTATTTTGGCTTTAGGTGGTGCATCTTTGCCACACTTAGGTTCAACAGGCGCTTGGACAACAATTCTCAAAGATAAAGGGCTAGAAATCGCCCCACTTAAACCTGCAAATATGGGTTTTAATGTCAACTGGTCGAAGGTATTTAAAGAGAAGTTTTCAGGCACACCGCTAAAAAATGTAGAACTAAGCTTCAGAGATATTAACGAAAATCTTCAATCCAAACTCGGTGAGCTCTTAGTCAATGAGTATGGGGTTGAGGGCAGTTTAATCTATACTCATTCTAAATATCTAAGAGAGCAAATAGAGCAGAAATCTCCGTTTAGAGTCTATTTAGACCTCTTTCCACATCGTAGTGAAAGTCAGTTAAAGCAACAGTTGAGTGCAAAACAAGGTAAGCAGAGTTTGAGTGCCTTTTGGAAGCGCTTAGGATTGGATGGCGTAAAGGCTTCTTTGTTAAGAGAGGTATTAGCAAAGGAGTTGTTAAGTGAGCCTGAGTTAGTAGCAAAGACGCTTAAAAAGTTTCCTTTATCATTAGAATCTTATCGACCGATTGAAGAGGCGATTAGTACAGCTGGTGGTTTAGCATTTGAAAATTTAGACGAGCATCTGATGCTAAAAGATTTTCCTAGAGTATTCTGTGTTGGAGAGATGCTAAACTGGGAAGCACCAACAGGAGGCTATCTGTTAACGGGTGTGATGGGACAAGGTAAACAGGCAGCACAAGGTCTTTTGAAATTGTTACAACGTGAATAA
- the murJ gene encoding murein biosynthesis integral membrane protein MurJ — protein MFKAIFTNSFGILFSRILGFIRDLLTASVLGANIYSDIFFIAFKLPNLFRRIFAEGAFTQVFIPAFAKSKHKGVFSANIFIVFVSIILVITLLVNLLPALATQAIAVGFDEKTIEIASPFVAINFWYLPLIFAVTFLSTMLQYKHHFATSAFSTALLNLSLIFALLLSQDKSQADIVYYLSWGVVIGGLMQLGVHVIAIYKMGLSKLLIGGFRHLRVKSKIIKKDTREFRRQFFPAMWGNSTAQVSAFLDTFLASFLITGSISYLYYANRIFQLPLALFAIATSIALFPRVARYIKNKDEEKALLFLQKAFWFLAFLLTASAIGGLVLSREITWLLFERGAFNAEDTQNTTLVLQMYMIGLLPFGLQKLFVLWLYAKEMQMKAAKIATYSLATYIIFALSLISPMGVSGLALASTVGGFVSFILTIKVFGVKNFFEMLRSKNTIYLLLGAVVFTGLLLVFKDFISSYVL, from the coding sequence ATGTTTAAAGCAATTTTCACGAACAGTTTTGGAATTTTATTTTCAAGAATCTTAGGATTTATTAGAGATTTACTGACAGCATCAGTGCTTGGTGCAAACATATATAGTGACATCTTTTTCATAGCTTTTAAACTACCAAACCTTTTCCGTCGTATCTTTGCAGAAGGCGCATTTACACAGGTTTTCATTCCGGCATTTGCCAAGTCTAAACACAAGGGTGTATTCTCAGCAAATATCTTTATAGTCTTCGTCTCTATCATACTCGTAATCACTCTACTTGTAAACCTACTACCAGCATTAGCAACTCAAGCTATAGCCGTCGGTTTTGATGAAAAGACTATAGAGATAGCATCTCCCTTTGTAGCTATAAACTTCTGGTATCTACCACTTATCTTTGCAGTTACATTTTTAAGTACTATGCTACAGTATAAACACCACTTTGCAACATCAGCTTTCTCAACTGCTCTTTTAAACTTATCGCTTATTTTTGCTCTACTTCTATCACAAGACAAAAGCCAAGCAGATATAGTCTACTACCTAAGTTGGGGTGTAGTTATCGGTGGGCTTATGCAACTTGGGGTTCATGTTATCGCCATATATAAAATGGGACTCTCTAAACTTCTAATAGGCGGATTCAGACACCTAAGAGTAAAGTCTAAAATCATCAAAAAAGATACAAGAGAGTTTAGAAGACAATTCTTTCCTGCAATGTGGGGAAACTCAACTGCACAAGTAAGTGCATTTTTAGATACATTTTTAGCCTCTTTTCTCATCACAGGTTCTATCTCATACCTTTACTACGCTAACCGCATCTTCCAACTCCCTCTTGCTCTTTTTGCCATCGCTACTTCTATAGCTCTTTTTCCAAGAGTTGCCAGATACATAAAGAACAAAGATGAAGAAAAAGCCCTGCTCTTTTTGCAAAAAGCATTTTGGTTTTTAGCATTTTTACTAACTGCAAGTGCCATCGGAGGACTTGTACTATCTCGTGAGATAACTTGGCTTCTTTTTGAGAGAGGTGCTTTTAACGCTGAGGATACTCAAAACACTACTCTTGTTCTACAGATGTACATGATAGGCTTACTTCCGTTTGGTCTGCAAAAACTATTTGTCCTATGGCTATACGCTAAAGAAATGCAAATGAAAGCAGCCAAAATAGCAACCTACTCTCTAGCTACATACATAATCTTTGCACTATCTCTAATATCTCCTATGGGAGTAAGCGGTCTAGCCCTTGCATCTACAGTAGGTGGTTTTGTAAGTTTTATTCTAACTATAAAGGTTTTTGGAGTGAAAAACTTCTTTGAGATGCTTCGTTCTAAAAACACTATTTATCTTCTGCTTGGGGCTGTTGTTTTTACTGGGTTGCTTTTGGTTTTTAAAGACTTTATTAGTTCTTATGTTTTATAA
- a CDS encoding tyrosine-type recombinase/integrase, whose product MKLINRKGKLWITFYHQSKRYRRSLKLDDTKANRKLAESKLIPEIVHKLNQDKFLENTNVKKVPTVDEFMQISFEIHEAYRRPLSQKDYKFIYERHIKPIFGKRIIDEIKPSEIATWQSKLLKKLSTKSLTMILAVFNVMFNDALADELIARNPMSLIKKPKNISVNEILPFKQDEIFKLLGHIQERMRAVFAIGFFTGMRTGELVALKWSDIDFENNIIKVRRAKRQNVESLPKTKSSIRDIDIIDILLPYLQNHLKFKLDDSEYMFNSLHKRPFTCFHSISRTYWRPIFEKIDIAYRNPYQMRHTFASMMISNGEDILWVSKMLGHTNSAITLTMYARYIENKDKKRGAFLIAS is encoded by the coding sequence ATGAAATTAATCAATCGCAAAGGCAAGTTGTGGATAACATTTTATCATCAATCTAAGAGATACAGACGCTCTTTAAAACTTGATGATACAAAAGCTAACCGTAAACTAGCCGAATCAAAACTAATTCCTGAAATAGTACATAAGCTAAATCAAGATAAGTTCCTTGAAAATACTAATGTTAAAAAAGTACCAACAGTTGATGAGTTTATGCAAATTAGCTTTGAGATACATGAGGCTTACAGAAGACCATTAAGCCAAAAAGATTATAAGTTTATCTATGAGAGACATATAAAGCCAATCTTTGGCAAAAGAATCATAGATGAGATAAAACCATCTGAAATAGCTACTTGGCAGAGTAAACTACTTAAAAAACTCTCTACTAAATCACTCACAATGATACTAGCTGTTTTTAATGTTATGTTTAATGACGCTTTGGCTGATGAGCTTATTGCAAGAAACCCAATGAGCCTCATAAAAAAGCCTAAAAATATTTCAGTTAATGAGATACTTCCATTTAAACAAGATGAAATATTTAAGCTCTTAGGACATATCCAAGAAAGAATGAGGGCAGTATTTGCAATAGGTTTTTTTACTGGGATGAGAACAGGCGAACTAGTAGCTTTAAAATGGAGTGATATAGACTTTGAAAATAATATCATTAAAGTAAGAAGAGCCAAAAGACAGAATGTCGAATCTCTTCCTAAAACAAAATCAAGTATTAGGGATATTGATATTATTGATATTTTACTCCCATACTTACAAAATCATTTGAAGTTTAAACTTGATGATAGTGAGTATATGTTTAATAGTTTACATAAAAGACCTTTCACATGCTTCCATAGTATATCTAGAACTTATTGGAGACCAATATTTGAGAAAATAGATATAGCTTATAGAAACCCTTATCAGATGAGACATACATTCGCAAGTATGATGATAAGTAATGGAGAAGATATATTATGGGTTAGTAAAATGCTAGGTCATACAAACTCTGCAATAACTCTCACTATGTATGCTAGATACATAGAAAATAAAGACAAAAAACGAGGTGCTTTTTTAATAGCTTCATAG
- a CDS encoding DUF3144 domain-containing protein yields the protein MDTKNNGFLKRADALIAIANEQLGEEVTQGEVSASFMYGAARFNAWMAASSFESAKDLDDEKEKIVEYFMGEYKLALEEHLKNHIENFNFS from the coding sequence ATGGATACAAAAAATAATGGTTTTTTAAAAAGAGCAGATGCACTTATAGCTATTGCAAATGAACAGCTAGGCGAAGAAGTAACTCAAGGAGAGGTAAGTGCTTCATTTATGTATGGAGCTGCTAGATTTAATGCATGGATGGCTGCTTCTTCATTTGAATCAGCGAAAGATTTAGATGATGAAAAAGAAAAAATTGTAGAGTATTTTATGGGCGAATATAAATTAGCACTAGAAGAGCATCTAAAAAATCATATAGAAAATTTTAATTTTAGCTAA
- the istA gene encoding IS21 family transposase has protein sequence MKQVRDVLQLHSVMNLSLRRIQGATNVAKSTISDYIKRFKHSGLKIEQINILDDDSLRLKLFPEHSSVVVSRRAMPDMNYLHKEMKLRKKTKVTLQLLWEEYKRDNPDGYEYTQFRLYYSRFKQALNPSMRQTHLAGEKVFVDYSGLTMPIYNQRTGEVEKAQIFVAVLGASGYTFVHATPSQTQEDFIYSHVMCYSFFAGVPRVVVPDNLKSAIISNNKNGIVVNESYADLNRHYSIAVEPARPRKPKDKPKAEQGVQAIQRYILARFRHHKFFSVDELNDAIASLLDRYNTKIIKHLQKSRTELFEEIDKPYLNPLPMNSYVYKQFKIARVNQDYHITLQMCNYSVPFKYIKEEVEIRYSTQSVYVYHKHKLIATHPRLRRVGETSTLHEHMPNDHQYINEKMNPDRLRSWAKNIGEYSSVFVEDAFDEVQHNPQAYRKISAVLSLAKLYGNTELELALMYATKMRTITTKSIKSILDKKLYLARSANNTNTPKQSLFDTHTNIRGADEYK, from the coding sequence ATGAAACAAGTTCGTGATGTACTGCAACTTCATAGTGTTATGAATTTGTCGCTGCGGAGAATACAAGGTGCTACTAATGTAGCTAAAAGTACAATATCTGATTACATCAAACGATTTAAACATTCTGGTCTAAAGATTGAGCAAATCAATATTTTAGATGATGACTCACTAAGACTAAAATTATTTCCTGAACACTCCTCTGTTGTAGTCTCTCGTAGAGCAATGCCCGACATGAACTATCTCCATAAAGAGATGAAACTCCGCAAAAAAACTAAGGTGACACTCCAACTTCTCTGGGAAGAGTATAAAAGAGACAATCCAGATGGATATGAATATACACAGTTTCGTTTATACTACAGCAGATTTAAACAAGCGCTCAATCCCTCCATGCGTCAAACACATCTCGCAGGAGAAAAGGTCTTTGTAGATTACAGTGGTCTTACTATGCCAATTTATAATCAAAGAACTGGTGAAGTTGAAAAAGCTCAGATATTTGTAGCAGTGTTAGGTGCTAGTGGATATACATTTGTACATGCAACTCCAAGTCAAACACAAGAGGATTTTATTTATTCTCATGTAATGTGTTATAGCTTTTTTGCTGGAGTACCAAGGGTTGTTGTACCAGACAACCTCAAATCAGCCATCATCTCCAACAATAAAAATGGAATTGTTGTAAATGAAAGTTATGCAGACTTAAATAGACACTATTCAATTGCAGTAGAACCAGCAAGACCAAGGAAACCTAAAGACAAGCCTAAAGCAGAACAAGGTGTTCAAGCGATACAGCGGTATATATTAGCAAGATTTCGTCATCACAAATTCTTTAGTGTAGATGAATTAAATGATGCTATTGCTTCCCTCTTGGATAGATACAACACTAAAATTATAAAACATCTGCAAAAAAGCCGTACTGAGCTGTTTGAAGAGATTGATAAGCCATACCTTAACCCACTACCAATGAATAGCTATGTTTATAAGCAATTTAAAATTGCTCGTGTCAATCAGGACTATCATATTACACTTCAAATGTGTAACTACTCAGTTCCATTTAAATACATCAAAGAAGAGGTTGAAATAAGATACTCAACTCAGAGTGTATATGTTTACCATAAGCACAAACTCATAGCTACACATCCAAGACTACGAAGAGTTGGCGAAACATCTACACTCCATGAACATATGCCAAATGATCATCAATATATAAATGAAAAGATGAATCCAGATAGACTTCGTTCATGGGCTAAAAACATTGGAGAATATTCAAGTGTGTTTGTAGAAGACGCGTTTGACGAAGTTCAACACAATCCTCAAGCATACAGAAAAATATCTGCTGTGCTCTCATTGGCAAAACTCTACGGCAACACAGAGTTGGAACTAGCACTTATGTACGCAACAAAAATGAGAACTATTACAACAAAGTCTATCAAGTCTATACTTGATAAAAAACTCTATCTTGCAAGAAGTGCCAATAACACAAATACTCCTAAACAATCACTCTTTGATACACACACTAATATCCGCGGTGCGGATGAATACAAATAA
- a CDS encoding helix-turn-helix domain-containing protein encodes MNVEFENLNLIKQMAYDMQLLKKLLQDSSSKRWLSVKELAIYLSYSKDRIYKIKDTIFIEGIHFYKKSGKILFDRVAIDEWVISKEKTNEINQSQRQVVDNILSSI; translated from the coding sequence ATGAATGTTGAATTTGAAAACCTAAACCTAATAAAGCAGATGGCTTACGATATGCAACTTCTAAAAAAGTTACTACAAGATAGCAGTTCTAAAAGATGGTTAAGTGTCAAAGAACTAGCTATTTATCTTAGTTATTCAAAGGATAGAATTTATAAAATAAAAGATACAATTTTTATTGAGGGCATACATTTTTATAAAAAGAGTGGTAAAATACTCTTTGATAGAGTTGCAATTGATGAATGGGTTATCTCCAAGGAGAAAACAAATGAAATTAATCAATCGCAAAGGCAAGTTGTGGATAACATTTTATCATCAATCTAA
- a CDS encoding transglutaminase-like cysteine peptidase, which yields MKFIRLCILISILYVTLFSSEKTYIENELLEKITKKYGKFAKNRFYTLQKTIDANKKLNELEQLKEINDFYNGVRYATDKNLYSEDDYWATPGEFLGKDRGDCEDYVISKYFALKHLGIDTRKLYFTYVKSTKFKETHMVLTYFKTPKTEPLVLDNINHRIFKASQRKDLIPIYNFNPTLLKTDKKKKSHKKWDKLKYNMEMGKI from the coding sequence TTGAAGTTTATAAGACTTTGTATATTAATATCGATTCTTTATGTAACTCTATTCTCTTCAGAAAAAACCTATATTGAAAACGAACTTCTTGAAAAAATTACAAAAAAATATGGCAAATTTGCAAAAAACAGATTTTATACTCTTCAAAAAACTATAGATGCAAATAAAAAACTAAATGAGTTAGAGCAGTTAAAAGAAATAAATGACTTTTATAACGGAGTGAGATATGCAACCGATAAAAATCTTTATAGTGAAGATGATTATTGGGCTACTCCCGGGGAATTTTTAGGTAAAGACAGAGGTGATTGTGAAGATTATGTAATCTCAAAATACTTTGCCCTAAAGCACCTTGGAATAGATACCAGAAAATTATATTTCACTTATGTAAAATCTACAAAATTTAAAGAAACACACATGGTCTTAACTTATTTCAAAACTCCAAAAACTGAACCGCTAGTGCTAGATAATATTAATCATAGAATATTTAAAGCATCACAAAGGAAAGACTTGATTCCAATTTACAACTTTAATCCGACTTTATTAAAAACAGATAAAAAGAAAAAATCTCACAAAAAATGGGATAAACTAAAATACAATATGGAAATGGGGAAAATATGA
- a CDS encoding ATP-binding cassette domain-containing protein, with the protein MNSLKIRDLSYKYPSAAEPIFSALNLDFEEGWSAVAGINGSGKSTLLKLISKELKTEKGMILGNDLVVYCAQSTEFPPQQLEKFMMTYTKEAYKLRDLLQVKDEWLGTWKTLSHGERKRLQLAVALSSESDVLMVDEPTNHLDSRSQAIVIEALRSYKGIGILVSHDRTLLDALTQQTIMIKAGEVLKYRSKFSLAHLAYGQTLSHKKKVITEQENELKKINRVVQVQREKVSLSKKRFSKKGVGKSDSSMKEKINGAILTGKDKHDGQMLQRTVTKQRHLSENMNKLSKEYATGISFEGEIARHNFPIALEKNCITLFESTQLCFPRLSVDIGDKVGVSGENGAGKSTFISYFIEKIDFQHDYLYIPQEITDKEAEQLFTDISNLNSDEKGELFTLVQRLGSDAKALLNSSIPSPGEVRKLLIAQGLLKRPSLIILDEPTNHMDLDSIESLEASLKEYEGVLLFITHDETFLENLSTKRWVFDKSQDRAYTVQEIL; encoded by the coding sequence ATGAATAGTTTAAAAATCAGAGACTTATCGTACAAATATCCCAGCGCAGCAGAACCCATTTTTAGTGCCCTAAATTTAGACTTTGAAGAGGGATGGAGTGCTGTGGCTGGGATTAACGGTTCTGGTAAAAGTACACTTTTAAAACTAATATCAAAAGAGCTCAAAACCGAAAAAGGGATGATTCTTGGTAATGATCTTGTAGTTTATTGCGCACAAAGTACAGAGTTTCCCCCGCAACAGCTTGAAAAGTTTATGATGACTTATACAAAAGAGGCGTATAAGCTCAGAGACCTTTTGCAGGTCAAGGACGAATGGTTAGGCACTTGGAAAACTCTGAGTCATGGTGAACGTAAACGACTACAACTCGCAGTTGCGCTTTCTAGTGAGAGTGATGTACTAATGGTCGATGAGCCGACCAACCATCTTGACTCTCGTTCTCAGGCAATAGTTATTGAGGCACTTAGAAGCTACAAAGGAATCGGCATCTTGGTGAGTCATGATAGAACACTACTAGATGCATTAACGCAACAGACTATCATGATAAAAGCAGGAGAAGTCTTAAAATACAGATCAAAATTTTCTTTGGCTCACCTTGCCTATGGACAGACACTCTCTCACAAGAAAAAAGTAATCACTGAGCAGGAAAATGAGCTAAAAAAAATCAACAGAGTTGTTCAGGTTCAAAGAGAAAAAGTCTCCCTTTCTAAAAAGCGGTTCTCTAAAAAAGGTGTTGGTAAATCTGACAGCTCTATGAAAGAGAAAATAAACGGCGCTATTTTGACTGGTAAAGATAAACATGATGGGCAGATGCTACAGCGTACCGTTACTAAACAACGTCACTTAAGTGAAAATATGAATAAACTCTCAAAAGAATATGCAACAGGCATCAGCTTTGAAGGAGAAATTGCCAGACACAATTTTCCCATAGCACTTGAGAAAAACTGTATTACTCTTTTTGAGTCAACACAACTCTGTTTTCCAAGATTGTCCGTAGATATTGGAGACAAAGTAGGTGTCAGTGGTGAGAATGGTGCTGGTAAGAGCACATTTATAAGCTATTTTATAGAAAAGATTGATTTTCAACATGACTATCTTTACATACCTCAAGAGATTACAGACAAAGAAGCAGAGCAACTCTTTACTGATATCAGCAACTTAAACAGTGATGAAAAAGGTGAACTTTTCACCCTAGTTCAAAGACTAGGCTCTGATGCCAAAGCACTGCTAAATAGTAGCATACCAAGTCCGGGTGAAGTAAGAAAACTGCTAATCGCTCAAGGCTTGTTAAAGCGACCTTCTTTGATTATCCTAGATGAGCCGACAAACCATATGGATCTTGATTCTATAGAATCTTTGGAAGCTTCTTTAAAAGAGTATGAAGGGGTGCTGTTGTTCATTACTCATGACGAGACTTTTTTAGAGAACTTAAGTACGAAGCGATGGGTGTTTGACAAGAGTCAAGATAGAGCTTATACGGTTCAAGAGATTTTGTGA
- a CDS encoding methyltransferase family protein: MKKYLIFLYSLVGYILSIITLSFLILWVYPWEFMKFNIDNSIISLDINPILINTGLLLFFGLQHSLMARSFFKDGLLKDVSSSVKSATYSFASSICLILIFYFWQPIEGYIWNIQNDILFLSITLIYIIGWLSAFVATFIIDHFELFGLHQGYRALKNIPEPEVKFQVRYFYKYIRHPIQAGTLIGLWATPSMSYTHLLLSVGMTIYVLVGLYYEEKSLIKTFGKEYKDYIKTTPMLIPFGER, from the coding sequence ATGAAAAAATATTTAATATTTTTATACTCTTTAGTTGGTTACATACTTTCTATTATCACTTTGAGTTTTTTGATTTTATGGGTTTATCCATGGGAGTTTATGAAATTTAATATTGATAATTCTATTATTAGTTTAGATATAAATCCTATTTTAATAAACACAGGTTTATTGTTGTTTTTTGGCTTGCAACACTCCCTTATGGCAAGGAGTTTTTTTAAAGATGGCTTGCTAAAAGATGTTTCAAGTTCAGTAAAATCTGCTACTTACTCTTTTGCTTCATCAATCTGTTTGATATTGATATTTTATTTTTGGCAACCCATAGAAGGTTATATCTGGAATATCCAAAATGACATACTGTTTTTAAGCATTACCCTCATATATATTATTGGATGGCTTAGTGCATTTGTTGCCACTTTTATTATAGATCATTTTGAGCTTTTTGGCTTACATCAAGGCTATAGAGCCCTAAAAAACATCCCTGAACCAGAAGTGAAGTTTCAGGTAAGGTATTTTTATAAATATATAAGACATCCTATTCAGGCAGGAACACTTATTGGATTATGGGCAACACCATCTATGAGCTATACTCATCTACTTTTAAGTGTTGGTATGACAATTTATGTTTTAGTAGGTCTTTATTATGAAGAAAAAAGCTTAATAAAGACTTTCGGTAAAGAGTACAAAGATTATATTAAAACCACTCCAATGTTGATTCCATTTGGAGAGAGATAG
- a CDS encoding YqaE/Pmp3 family membrane protein, which yields MNKIILIVLAIFLPPVAVFFKNGIGKDLLINIVLCLIFFIPGVVHAVWRVTK from the coding sequence ATGAATAAAATAATATTAATAGTCTTGGCAATATTCTTACCACCAGTTGCAGTATTTTTTAAAAATGGCATTGGAAAGGATCTTCTTATCAACATCGTATTATGTTTAATATTTTTCATTCCCGGCGTAGTTCATGCAGTTTGGCGTGTTACAAAGTAA
- a CDS encoding tetratricopeptide repeat protein: protein MNRLILGLCLIFSLNLYADLVAQGSAEYKNGNYKESIKLWTQSCNSGNIDGCYNLAYMYANGRGTRYNELKAVELYTITCDAGDSAGCSNLGNLYENGVGKVRQDFFKSSRLYAKSCNAGNIEGCYNLGVAYEKGRGVNRSYKIASELYADTCEKGLVAGCFYLAELYRDADDLPGSQDKAKRLYKRACNMGSSTACSRYRRLVDEGKK, encoded by the coding sequence ATGAATAGATTAATATTAGGGCTTTGTTTAATCTTTAGTCTGAACCTGTACGCTGATTTAGTAGCTCAAGGTTCAGCAGAATATAAAAATGGTAACTACAAAGAGTCCATTAAACTTTGGACTCAATCATGTAACAGTGGAAATATTGATGGTTGTTACAATCTGGCATATATGTATGCGAATGGAAGAGGCACAAGATATAATGAACTAAAAGCTGTTGAGCTTTATACTATAACTTGTGATGCAGGAGATAGTGCAGGATGTTCCAACTTAGGAAATTTATATGAAAATGGTGTTGGTAAAGTAAGACAAGATTTTTTCAAATCTAGTCGACTCTATGCAAAATCTTGTAATGCTGGAAACATCGAAGGATGTTACAATCTTGGAGTTGCTTATGAGAAAGGACGAGGCGTTAATAGAAGTTACAAAATAGCTAGTGAACTTTATGCTGACACATGCGAAAAGGGACTTGTTGCCGGGTGTTTTTACCTAGCTGAACTCTATAGAGATGCTGATGATCTACCAGGAAGTCAAGATAAGGCAAAAAGGCTTTATAAAAGAGCTTGCAATATGGGAAGTAGCACCGCCTGTAGTCGCTATAGAAGATTAGTTGATGAGGGTAAAAAGTAA
- the istB gene encoding IS21-like element helper ATPase IstB has translation MDHTIIINKLAELSYKGFKDAYMHQIEDVNYNTLSFEDRLYQLLDAQDIFLRNKRITMAFRLSKIKDKQAAIDAIDFSPRRKINKTQIHSLAALNFIHAKQNVIITGKTGTGKSYIAQAMANRAIIDGYRAYYIRTPTLLEEIRISRIDGTYTNLLKKYSRFQLLILDDFGVAPIVEDDATNLFEIIEDRTEINSTIITSQLPVSEWYNYLNNNTIADAILDRIVHSSHRVELSGPSMRKMKSTIENKEILE, from the coding sequence ATGGATCACACAATAATAATAAATAAACTTGCTGAGTTAAGCTACAAAGGTTTTAAAGATGCATATATGCATCAGATAGAAGATGTTAACTACAACACGCTAAGTTTCGAAGATAGACTTTATCAACTTCTTGATGCTCAGGATATATTCCTCAGAAATAAGCGCATTACGATGGCATTTAGACTTTCAAAAATAAAAGACAAGCAAGCGGCTATTGATGCTATAGATTTCTCTCCAAGAAGAAAAATAAATAAGACGCAGATACATTCGCTTGCTGCATTAAATTTTATACATGCTAAGCAAAATGTCATCATTACTGGCAAGACAGGAACAGGTAAAAGTTACATTGCTCAAGCAATGGCTAATCGCGCAATTATTGATGGATACAGAGCATATTATATAAGAACACCCACCTTGCTTGAGGAGATACGAATATCAAGAATAGATGGGACATATACAAATTTACTAAAAAAATATTCAAGATTTCAGCTTCTGATTCTTGATGACTTTGGAGTCGCGCCAATAGTTGAAGATGACGCTACGAATCTGTTTGAAATCATAGAAGATAGAACTGAGATTAACTCTACGATTATCACTTCGCAACTTCCAGTTAGCGAGTGGTACAACTATCTTAACAACAACACTATTGCTGACGCAATTTTAGATAGGATTGTTCACTCTTCTCACAGGGTAGAATTAAGCGGACCATCTATGCGAAAAATGAAATCTACGATAGAAAATAAGGAAATCCTAGAGTAG